A single Musa acuminata AAA Group cultivar baxijiao chromosome BXJ2-1, Cavendish_Baxijiao_AAA, whole genome shotgun sequence DNA region contains:
- the LOC135598383 gene encoding putative 3,4-dihydroxy-2-butanone kinase — protein MAYQGKKLINDPNDVVTEFIEGLVETYPGLQYLDGFPQIKVVLRADVLSAPYDKVAIISGGGSGHEPAHAGFVGPGMLTAAICGDVFTSPPVDSILAGIRAVTGSMGCLLIVKNYTGDRLNFGLAAEQAKSEGYKVEMVVVGDDCALPPPRGIAGRRGLAGTILVHKVAGAAADAGLSLADVAAEAKHASEMVGTMGVALSVCTLPGQVTSDRLGPGLMELGLGIHGEPGAAVVDLQPVDVVVSHVLKQILSPETKYVPITRGSRVVLMINGLGAIPMMELMIAAGKAVPQLQVEHGLAVDRVYTGSFMTSLDMAGFSISIMKADPAILQRLDATTSAPSWPVGVEGDRPPTKIPIPVPASCSRKTNERTFNEPQELNEQGCMMEVAIEAAANEIINLREKLNEWDSKVGDGDCGSTMHRGATAVLEDMKRCYPLNDAAETVNEIGASLRRVMGGTSGILYDIFCKAAYASLKGNQVITPSQWATALEASVAAVSKYGGALAGYRTMLDALIPASKVLREILDTGDDALKAFLLSSEAALTGAESTKNMHAQAGRSTYIAADLLSSVPDPGAMAAAAWYRAAALAVENKLRPSETEQL, from the exons ATGGCGTACCAGGGCAAGAAGCTAATCAACGATCCCAATG ATGTGGTAACTGAATTCATTGAAGGACTAGTTGAGACTTATCCTGGCCTACAGTACTTGGATGGCTTTCCACAG ATTAAGGTTGTTTTACGTGCTGATGTCTTGAGTGCTCCGTATGATAAGGTTGCCATCATATCTG GAGGTGGAAGCGGGCATGAACCTGCTCATGCTGGATTTGTTGGTCCAGGAATGTTAACAGCTGCCATCTGTGGCGATGTTTTCACCTCTCCACCTGTTGACTCTATCTTAGCT GGTATTAGAGCTGTAACAGGTTCCATGGGATGCCTTCTCATAGTTAAG AATTATACAGGTGATCGACTCAATTTTGGTTTAGCAGCTGAGCAAGCAAAATCAGAGGGATATAAAGTAGAG ATGGTTGTAGTTGGAGATGATTGTGCCCTTCCACCACCTCGAGGCATAGCTGGACGAAGAGGATTGGCAGGGACCATTCTTGTTCATAAG GTTGCTGGGGCAGCAGCTGATGCTGGTCTATCCCTTGCTGATGTTGCTGCAGAAGCAAAACATGCATCTGAAATGGTGGGTACGATGGGAGTTGCCTTGTCAGTTTGTACACTGCCTGGTCAGGTCACATCAGATCGCCTAGGTCCAGGGTTGATGGAGCTTGGTCTTGGAATT CATGGAGAACCTGGTGCTGCTGTTGTCGATCTCCAACCTGTTGATGTAGTGGTATCTCATGTTCTCAAGCAGATATTGTCACCG GAAACAAAATATGTTCCAATAACCAGGGGTAGCAGAGTGGTTCTTATGATTAACGG ACTTGGTGCCATCCCCATGATGGAGCTGATGATTGCAGCCGGAAAGGCAGTTCCACAACTACAAGTAGAACATGGACTTGCTGTTGATCGTGTTTATACTGGATCCTTTATGACTTCACTTGATATGGCAG GATTTTCCATTTCCATAATGAAGGCAGATCCAGCAATACTGCAACGTCTAGATGCTACAACTTCAGCTCCTTCCTGGCCTGTTGGTGTTGAAG GAGATCGCCCACCTACTAAAATCCCTATTCCAGTGCCAGCATCTTGTTCAAGAAAGACTAATGAG CGGACATTTAATGAACCACAAGAATTAAATGAGCAAGGCTGCATGATGGAGGTTGCTATTGAGGCAGCTGCAAATGAGATTATTAATCTAAGGGAAAAATTAAACGAGTGGGACAGTAAAGTCGGTGATGGTGACTGTGGAAGCACT ATGCATAGAGGTGCAACAGCTGTTCTTGAAGACATGAAGAGATG TTATCCTCTAAATGATGCTGCAGAAACAGTAAATGAGATCGGAGCCTCATTGAGAAGGGTTATGGGTGGAACTAGTGGGATCTT GTATGATATATTCTGCAAGGCTGCATATGCAAGCTTGAAAGGCAACCAAGTTATCACACCAAGCCAAT GGGCAACTGCTCTAGAAGCTTCTGTTGCAGCTGTCAGTAAATATGGTGGTGCACTTGCTGGGTATCGGACTATGTTGGATGCGCTTATTCcagcatctaaagttctaagagag attttggatactgGCGATGATGCTTTAAAAGCTTTTCTACTGTCCTCTGAAGCAGCACTAACTGGGGCAGAATCTACCAAAAATATGCATGCTCAG GCTGGCCGATCTACTTACATTGCTGCTGACCTACTGTCTTCGGTTCCTGACCCTGGAGCAATGGCTGCAGCAGCATGGTATCGAGCTGCTGCTCTTGCTGTCGAGAATAAGCTACGACCTTCCGAGACCGAACAACTATAA